The DNA region GGCCATGCCGTGCACGGCGTGTTCGCCAAGGTGCTGCGCGCCATTCCGCCCGGCCACATGGACCTCGTGCCCGGCAAGGCCGGCCGCTCCCTGGCCTGGATTACCCTGAGCGACTCCGCCGCGGCAGGCCAGAAGGAAGACACCAGCGGCCCGGTCATCGAGGACATGGTGCGCTCGGCCATGCCCGTCGGCTATGCCGAAGGGTTCCTGCTGCCGGACGACGAGATCCGGCTGCGCGCCTTGGTGGCGGACCTGGCCATTGCGCAGCGGTTCGACATCATCATCACCACCGGCGGCACCGGCCTCGCCCCCACGGATCGCACGCCCGAGGCGCTGACGCCCATCCTGGAAAGACGGCTGCCCGGCCTGGAGCAGGTCATGATCGCCTCCAGCCTGGCCAAGACGCCGCACGGCGCGCTGACCCGGTCCGTGGCCGGCACGGTAGGCCACGCCATCGTGCTCAGCCTGCCCGGCAGCCCCAAAGCCGTGCGCGAAAACCTGGAGGCGGCGCTGCCCGCCCTGGGCCACGGCCTGGACAAGCTGCAAGGCGACACCACGCCCTGCGCCGCCACGTAACGCGCGGCTGCCTTGTCTTTCACTCGGCTCAAAGGAAGCCATGCCTCCGGCGGCCGGGGGAACACGTATACTGCCCCCAGTTTGAAGAAGCCTTGACCAGAGGGGAGCATCCCTCGGTGGACAGGTCGATTGGAAAATCAGCTGTGCTACTCGCCTTCTTCTTTGGGACCTTCCAGGGCGATGTCACGCAGGTGGCGGTAAAGCTTGCGGTAGTTGTGGGGCTTGCCGCCCTTTTCTTTTTCAGCGCGGGCCAGCTCGGCAAGTTGCGCAGCCTCGGCCGCGGCTTCCTCGCCGTAGCGTTGCCGGAGCGCATTGAGCACAGGCTCGGCCGTATCATCGCCGGCCAGCAGGGCCTGGCGCTCGTTCTCCACGGCCTTGTGCAGCGCGTTTTCCTGGCGTTGCAGAGCATCCAGGCCGTCCAGAAAGATGGACAGCTCGTCATCGTCCGCCTGCCGCATGAGCTTGCCGATGTACTGCGCCTGCCGCCTGAGCGCTTCGTGCTTGGAGAGCTGGCGGTACTCGCTCAGCGCTTCCTTGAGCTCATCCGGGAGATCGAGCTCCAGCAGCTTGGCGAACTGGGCGTCCGGCAGCGAGGCCAGCTTCTCGCCCTTCTCCTGCAGCGCCGTCATCTCGCGTTTTTTCTGCGACTTGCTCTTGGGCTGGTCTTCGTCTTCATCCGCGTACCAGTACGGGCGGCGTTTTTTAGCCATTCTCGTCCGTGCCTTTGCGTTGTGTGGCGTTCGTGCCGTTGACTGCGGAGCCGGCAGCGGGCTCCTGATCCGAGGAGACCACGGGACCGCCGGACAGCAGCCAGCCGATCATGCCCCACTCCAGGTTGCGCACGTCGGCGGCACCGTGTCGGATAAGCGACCAGGCGCCAAACTGCGAGCGGTGGCCGGTCATGCAGACAACCACCACGGTGCGGCCCTTGATCTTGGCGTCGATGGCGTGGGTATCGCCCCAGATGACGCCCGGCGCGTGCACGGCTCCCGGGATGTGGAACCAGTTATACTCGAACCCGGTGCGCACATCGACCAGCAGCGGCGGCTCGGCACCGGCAGGCGGCCTGGTGAACAGCCACATTTCCAGGGTCTCCGCCTTGATCTGCGGCACGCCGACCGCACGCCAGATGTAGTTCCAGCCCACGGTGAGCGCGGCCAGCACCACAATGATGCCGCACCAGATGAAAAAGCGTCGCATTCGAGCAGTATACTCCCAAACGGCCCACACGCCAAATGGATCAGGCCAGGGAGATCAGAGCGCCCAGGAACAGGGCGATGGAGATCACGCCGTTCAGCGTGAAAAAGGCCATGTTCACCTTGGAAAGATCGTCGGGCTTGATGAGCCGGTGCTCCCAGAGCATCACGCCGGCGACGATGGCCCAGGTGAGGAAGTACGGCCAGGAGAGCCAGGCGGCCCACCCACCGAGCAGGAAAAAGAGCGCGGCGTTTACGTGCGAGAGCCGGGCGATGACCAGGGCGGGCTTGACGCCGAGCTCCGCGGGTATGGAGTGCAAGTCGTTCTCACGGTCGAACTCTACATCCTGCAGGGCGTATAGGATATCGAAGCCGGCCACCCAGAACGTGACGCCGAGGAAGAACAGGATCGGCGGCAGCGAGAACGCGGGCCGCGGCGCGATCCACCCGGCAACGGGCGCAAGCCCCAGCACAGAGCCCAGCGCGAAGTGGCACATGAGCGTGAACCGCTTAGTATAGCTGTAAAATGCGGACCACACCAGGGCCAGCGGCGCAAGCACAAGGCAGAGCCAGTTGAGCCCGGCGGCAGCCAGGATGAAGACCACGGCCGTGGCGGCCAGGAAGGTTTTGGTCTCGCGGACGGTGATCTCGCCCGTGATCAGCGGCCGTGCGGCTGTGCGGGGATTCCGGGAATCATACGGCAGGTCCACCAGCCGGTTCCAGGCCATGGCAAAGGAGCGCACCGCGACCATGGCCACGGTGAGCAGAATGAAGGCACGCCACCCCGGCCATCCGCCTGCAGAGACGAATGCGCCCAGATAGGCAAAGGGCAGCGCGAAGACCGAGTGCTCGATCTTCACCATGCGCAGCAGCGCTCCGGTTTTGGCCAGTGTTCCCATGGCTGGGGGATATACCCGGCCAGTCCGCGCACCGCAAGGGTGGAATTGGTGTACGATGAGGGAAATGGCGGCGATTGCCAGGACAAAAGCCGGCCATGAGCTCCGCGGCGGCATTTGAGGACGAACAATGCCGCGGCCACGCGGAATGGTCCTCAAAACCCTGTGGATGCGGGATCAGGCGCCGATCTTCAGCAGCTCGGGTGCGTGGGAAACGCCTGGATTGCTGCCGCCGCGGTAGGCGCGCATGGTGTACCGCGCCACGGCAAAGACCTCGGCGACGATGCCGCGGGCCCGCTCCTCGTACTCAGGCAGCTCCTCCACCTTCCGGGACGGCGGTCCCACGATCTTCTTGTAGATGTCTTCGCTCTCCTCGCCACGCAGCACGCCCAACTCGTTGCAGACGAGCCGCGCGTTGGTGACGGGATCGGCCGTGAACATGCAGGCGCGGCTGATGCTTCGGCTCACTGCGTCCGGCTCGGTTACAGCCAGCATCCGCGCGTAGATGCGCGCCGCGCCCCTGTAGTCCCTGTTACGCAGGCAGTTGCGCGCCGTCAGCTCGTCCGGCGAGGGCTCGGAAGGGTTCAGCTCCTGCAGCATGGCAAAGCACTCGGCGGCGCGTTCGAGGTCGCCCGCGTCTTGGAAGCACGCGCCGGCCTGAGCCAGCGAGTCCTTGCGCATGGCCGGGTTGGCTTTGCGGCGGTAGATGTCTGCCAGACGCAGATGCGCCTCGCCGCGCACCAGGGCGTCCTTGGCCCGCACCAGCGGGTTCAGCGCCTCGTACGCCGCGTCCAGGGCGTTGACGCGCAGAAGCTCGTCCACCTCGGCAAGCAGCGTCTCGATGGTGTCCGGGGCCTGCGCAGACTGGGAGGCCGCGGCAGCCGGAGCGGTCTTGTACCGGGCCAGCGCTTCCTTGAACGCCGCCCTGCTCACGCCC from Oceanidesulfovibrio marinus includes:
- a CDS encoding MogA/MoaB family molybdenum cofactor biosynthesis protein — encoded protein: MTSPTPISPGFEGISVAVDPVEHHSIGDIVFLSNAQASGPWMRAEVPLGGLPVGVRLAPVSTPNDAVLLTVRTGWLPAMELSPGGHAVHGVFAKVLRAIPPGHMDLVPGKAGRSLAWITLSDSAAAGQKEDTSGPVIEDMVRSAMPVGYAEGFLLPDDEIRLRALVADLAIAQRFDIIITTGGTGLAPTDRTPEALTPILERRLPGLEQVMIASSLAKTPHGALTRSVAGTVGHAIVLSLPGSPKAVRENLEAALPALGHGLDKLQGDTTPCAAT
- the yjgA gene encoding ribosome biogenesis factor YjgA, whose protein sequence is MAKKRRPYWYADEDEDQPKSKSQKKREMTALQEKGEKLASLPDAQFAKLLELDLPDELKEALSEYRQLSKHEALRRQAQYIGKLMRQADDDELSIFLDGLDALQRQENALHKAVENERQALLAGDDTAEPVLNALRQRYGEEAAAEAAQLAELARAEKEKGGKPHNYRKLYRHLRDIALEGPKEEGE
- a CDS encoding rhodanese-like domain-containing protein: MRRFFIWCGIIVVLAALTVGWNYIWRAVGVPQIKAETLEMWLFTRPPAGAEPPLLVDVRTGFEYNWFHIPGAVHAPGVIWGDTHAIDAKIKGRTVVVVCMTGHRSQFGAWSLIRHGAADVRNLEWGMIGWLLSGGPVVSSDQEPAAGSAVNGTNATQRKGTDENG
- a CDS encoding UbiA-like polyprenyltransferase gives rise to the protein MGTLAKTGALLRMVKIEHSVFALPFAYLGAFVSAGGWPGWRAFILLTVAMVAVRSFAMAWNRLVDLPYDSRNPRTAARPLITGEITVRETKTFLAATAVVFILAAAGLNWLCLVLAPLALVWSAFYSYTKRFTLMCHFALGSVLGLAPVAGWIAPRPAFSLPPILFFLGVTFWVAGFDILYALQDVEFDRENDLHSIPAELGVKPALVIARLSHVNAALFFLLGGWAAWLSWPYFLTWAIVAGVMLWEHRLIKPDDLSKVNMAFFTLNGVISIALFLGALISLA
- a CDS encoding response regulator produces the protein MEHAISHPAFVSRRQDSSHSHAAVCRWDSSCIDDLDPADIAGTRFLVVSASQYHARTDRRLLIRLGAVDVSYESSGVRAARRVVSGKVDCVILDGSLSDMSGLEFVRLIRLHPRTALMPVILASMENDRSAVMEALASGISGYLIRPYSMVGLARQIGRILETPAREIEEGMGVSRAAFKEALARYKTAPAAAASQSAQAPDTIETLLAEVDELLRVNALDAAYEALNPLVRAKDALVRGEAHLRLADIYRRKANPAMRKDSLAQAGACFQDAGDLERAAECFAMLQELNPSEPSPDELTARNCLRNRDYRGAARIYARMLAVTEPDAVSRSISRACMFTADPVTNARLVCNELGVLRGEESEDIYKKIVGPPSRKVEELPEYEERARGIVAEVFAVARYTMRAYRGGSNPGVSHAPELLKIGA